The Ostrinia nubilalis chromosome 17, ilOstNubi1.1, whole genome shotgun sequence genome contains a region encoding:
- the LOC135080078 gene encoding uncharacterized protein LOC135080078 yields the protein MAGPLAMCRVVMAPQLRIVYKQLSSPGLDDLGNIDARRVVLTRLLAAFFERALDGLNWVASERTVPERLMDVELTEREAGTTSVLLYDPGDSAPSCMVVTWWGEEWSLGTFDAMLFGCVVLATEDPLLAAFVTLLAWQIMKRTRTWFGIRNQRLKTNVDEKI from the exons ATGGCTGGACCTCTCGCGATGTGTCGCGTTGTCATGGCTCCCCAATTaag gaTTGTGTATAAGCAACTATCTTCTCCTGGCCTGG ATGACTTGGGCAATATCGATGCGCGACGAGTTGTTTTGACAAGGCTTTTAGCTGCCTTCTTCGAAAGA GCCCTAGACGGCCTCAACTGGGTGGCCAGTGAGAGGACGGTGCCAGAGCGACTGATGGACGTAGAGCTGACGGAGCGGGAGGCAGGCACCACCAGCGTTCTCCTCTACGATCCTGGGGACTCTGCTCCGTCGTGTATGGTAGTCACTTG GTGGGGCGAGGAATGGAGTTTAGGCACGTTTGATGCTATGCTATTTGGCTGCGTTGTGCTCGCAACGGAAGATCCATTATTAGCAGCCTTTGTTACTTTATTGGCGTGgcag ATTATGAAAAGAACAAGAACTTGGTTTGGGATCAGAAATCAGAGACTAAAAACTAATGTTGATGAAAAGATATAA
- the LOC135080258 gene encoding uncharacterized protein LOC135080258, giving the protein MNIGCYLLIASFFHITSALSTIKIKYEDTSAAQDRVVNCAVKIANENFDYRLHTAILYKDLEERFVNNFLKNYQGSVIVDSKRDAAPPKQVVIIVESFHSFAKITSRLKPDLRGKTVMSSGANFIIIVFSSPKRIERITSFLWSYYVINVVVIATDKKNRTALYSYFPFKNHLHCQNTLPTLISYCDDISLRNDIYPDKMQNMRGCPLYVSTNKLYHPNTEQKIPLQIIKKAIVRLLRDIMNFTPIISTRDYVSIDSDRAKNWSVSLNDLITGVANISLSTIPLGVDRMGFLDYSIPYFRVRLAWLAPPVRPGPVWWRLLFPLNGYLWAFLMSVSFFVKSVPFIWELKPVKRFCRRYFRNFDKLHGVVFRSWGIFMGQPIRMAPKKFRDFYIIALWLWFTFVIRSAYQSVLIVALKTDAMMGNFVNLKEAVDRGYRFGGRGGILTHFERDEMIRDGFEIIPEERFDDVFTDVVEGRSEFVLATSLEYAWAYCMSQGKKEDSCGHILPDSIMTVPLVVWMKSQSPFVRPLSAWLPRLIEAGLLEREVVLKPTFSVVKSSDPSALTQEQTASCLLCLALGTLISGVVFVLELMRYKIIEQRNAKCRISFIK; this is encoded by the coding sequence ATGAATATTGGATGCTATCTATTGATAGCATCTTTCTTTCATATAACCTCAGCTCTatcgactataaaaataaaatatgaggaCACTTCCGCAGCTCAGGATCGAGTGGTGAATTGCGCAGTGAAAATAGCCAATGAAAATTTCGATTATAGACTACACACAGCCATTCTATACAAAGATTTGGAAGAAAGATTCGTTAACAATTTTTTGAAGAACTACCAAGGATCGGTGATTGTTGATTCTAAGAGAGATGCTGCACCGCCAAAACAAGTAGTCATAATAGTTGAATCATTTCATTCATTTGCAAAAATTACATCGAGACTTAAACCTGACCTCCGTGGGAAAACAGTCATGAGCAGTGGCgctaattttataataatagtattttcAAGTCCTAAAAGGATAGAGCGCATCACAAGTTTCCTCTGGAGCTACTATGTCATCAATGTTGTTGTAATTGCGACTGACAAGAAAAACAGAACGGCGTTGTATAGCTACTTCCCATTCAAAAATCACTTACATTGCCAGAACACTCTACCCACTTTAATAAGCTACTGCGACGATATATCTCTACGTAATGACATCTACCCCGATAAAATGCAAAACATGCGAGGATGTCCGCTCTATGtttcgactaataaattataTCATCCGAATACGGAACAAAAGATCCCATTACAGATAATAAAGAAGGCCATAGTGAGGTTACTAAGGGACATAATGAATTTTACGCCCATAATCTCCACGAGGGATTACGTCAGCATCGACTCGGACAGGGCTAAGAACTGGTCAGTGTCACTCAACGACTTGATCACTGGCGTAGCAAATATTTCTCTGAGCACGATCCCGCTTGGCGTTGACCGAATGGGATTTCTGGATTACTCAATACCATACTTCAGAGTACGCTTGGCTTGGTTGGCTCCACCCGTACGCCCAGGGCCAGTTTGGTGGCGACTGCTATTCCCACTCAACGGATATTTATGGGCATTCCTTATGTCCGTGTCATTCTTTGTGAAGTCTGTTCCGTTTATTTGGGAATTGAAACCAGTGAAAAGGTTTTGTCGTCGATACTTCCGGAACTTTGACAAATTGCACGGAGTTGTATTCCGGTCGTGGGGGATATTTATGGGACAACCGATTCGTATGGCTCCGAAGAAGTTTAGAGATTTCTACATCATCGCGTTGTGGTTGTGGTTCACTTTTGTTATTAGGAGTGCATATCAGAGCGTGCTGATAGTCGCATTGAAAACTGACGCGATGATGGGGAACTTTGTGAACCTGAAAGAAGCTGTGGATAGAGGCTACCGATTTGGTGGGAGGGGCGGTATTCTCACTCATTTTGAGCGCGACGAGATGATTAGGGATGGGTTTGAAATAATACCAGAAGAGAGATTCGATGATGTGTTCACTGACGTGGTTGAAGGTAGATCTGAGTTTGTGTTGGCTACGTCTTTGGAATACGCTTGGGCGTATTGTATGTCTCAAGGGAAGAAGGAAGATTCTTGTGGCCATATTCTTCCAGATTCTATTATGACTGTTCCGCTGGTGGTTTGGATGAAGAGTCAGTCTCCATTCGTGCGGCCACTGTCTGCCTGGTTACCTCGTTTGATCGAAGCGGGCCTACTGGAACGTGAAGTAGTTTTGAAGCCTACTTTCTCAGTGGTTAAATCCTCTGATCCCTCGGCCCTTACTCAAGAACAAACGGCAAGTTGCCTTTTGTGTCTAGCTTTAGGTACTTTAATATCTGGAGTTGTTTTTGTGTTGGAACTAATGAGATACAAAATCATTGAACAACGTAACGCGAAATGCCGTATTTCGTTTATAAAATAG